In a genomic window of Rickettsia felis URRWXCal2:
- a CDS encoding Site-specific recombinases (DNA invertase Pin homolog) produces the protein MAKVGYARVSSLGQLLSIQLDKLKDCDKIFQEKKSGLDGTRSALKNALDYVREGDIFIVTKLDRLARSTAHLCKIAEILNQKSVALKVLDQNIDTKDATGRLIFNVLGAIGQFETEIRAERQIDGILKAKERGIQFGKKQYLTKQQLNDLKEKRKQGIKIKNLMQEFNLSKASIYRYLAQEV, from the coding sequence ATGGCAAAAGTTGGATATGCACGCGTTAGTTCATTAGGTCAATTACTCAGCATCCAATTAGATAAATTAAAAGATTGTGATAAAATATTTCAAGAAAAGAAATCCGGTCTTGATGGAACAAGAAGTGCATTAAAAAATGCACTGGATTATGTACGTGAGGGCGATATCTTTATTGTTACAAAATTAGATAGGTTAGCACGCTCTACTGCACATCTATGCAAAATAGCCGAGATTTTAAATCAGAAATCTGTGGCTCTGAAAGTTTTAGATCAAAATATCGATACTAAAGATGCGACTGGTCGGTTAATATTTAATGTGTTAGGAGCGATCGGACAATTTGAAACTGAGATTAGAGCCGAGAGGCAAATAGATGGAATCCTAAAAGCAAAAGAGCGAGGTATACAGTTTGGGAAGAAACAATACTTAACAAAGCAACAATTAAATGATCTTAAAGAAAAACGAAAACAAGGTATTAAAATCAAAAACCTGATGCAAGAATTCAATTTATCAAAAGCCTCAATATATCGCTATCTTGCACAGGAAGTATAA
- a CDS encoding Transposase translates to MDYSYNFISLEASNVLRDWLLEFSFIYEITKNRYCANYGRPSIDPVLFFRMQIISYLIW, encoded by the coding sequence TTGGATTATTCCTATAATTTTATAAGTTTGGAAGCCTCAAATGTTTTACGTGACTGGCTCTTAGAATTTTCTTTTATCTATGAAATAACTAAAAATCGTTATTGTGCTAATTATGGACGTCCATCAATTGATCCTGTATTATTTTTTAGGATGCAAATAATAAGTTACTTAATATGGTAA